In the Ipomoea triloba cultivar NCNSP0323 chromosome 6, ASM357664v1 genome, one interval contains:
- the LOC116023528 gene encoding receptor kinase-like protein Xa21, translating into MGHALLNLEVLYLNENRLFGVIPDSISNCSNLINLAFEDNHFSGTLPTSLGNLRLLEKLFIDGNMLTNDVESPELSIINSLVNCNYLETVHLDDNPLDAILPSSIGNLSSSLELLSAWGCGLKGIIPNQLGNLSSLIALDLHSNNLVGFIPPILDRASKLQVLDLSNNRLSGPIPDSLCDLPDLYALFLSNNQLFGSLLKCFGNSTSLRKIYLDSNHLISRMPSSLCYLKDLLELDLSSNFLDGFIPNDIEGLKALSLLNMSRNQISGNIPVTIGQLQNLISLSLEQNKLEGSIPKQISQIVSLESLDLSLNKLSGSIPVSLERLEYLKYFNVSFNELSGKIPSAGCFKNFSSASFMFNKELCGNPRFHVPPCHSTHHSRIKIRLLIALASLGASLIITFVIIAFVLTKRQRKLKVPSMTDIGFPWDKLRISYNELSRATCSFSQNNLVGSGSFGSVYKGTLDDGMLIAVKVFNQSEDALDSFNVEIEVLKNLRHRNLTKVITGCFAIDFKALVLEYMPNGSLDQWLHSQRNFLDMVQRLNIMIDVACALDYLHNGYTIPVCDKVVN; encoded by the exons ATGGGGCATGCTCTATTGAACTTAGAGGTACTCTATCTTAATGAAAATAGGCTCTTTGGAGTGATACCAGACTCTATCTCAAATTGTTCAAACCTTATTAATTTAGCTTTTGAAGATAACCATTTCAGCGGCACATTACCTACATCTCTTGGTAATCTAAGGCTCCTCGAAAAACTATTTATAGATGGAAACATGCTCACAAATGATGTTGAATCTCCAGAGTTGAGTATTATCAACTCTTTGGTAAATTGCAATTACTTGGAGACAGTACACTTAGATGATAACCCTCTAGATGCTATCCTTCCGTCATCAATTGGGAATCTTTCTTCATCCCTTGAATTGTTGTCTGCATGGGGTTGTGGGTTAAAGGGAATCATACCGAATCAACTAGGAAACTTAAGCAGCTTGATTGCCTTGGATCTGCATAGCAATAACTTGGTCGGATTTATTCCACCAATTCTAGATAGGGCTAGTAAGCTCCAAGTATTGGATCTCAGTAATAATAGACTGAGTGGTCCTATTCCTGATAGCCTTTGTGATCTTCCCGATCTATATGCATTATTTTTGAGTAACAATCAGTTGTTTGGTAGTTTGCTGAAGTGCTTTGGTAATAGCACTTCCCTCAGAAAAATATATCTAGATTCAAACCATTTGATTTCTAGAATGCCTTCAAGTTTGTGCTATCTCAAAGACTTATTAGAGCTTGATTTGAGTTCAAATTTCTTAGATGGATTTATACCAAATGACATTGAAGGTTTGAAGGCACTTTCACTTCTAAACATGTCTCGCAATCAAATCTCTGGAAATATCCCTGTCACTATTGGACAATTGCAAAATTTGATTTCTCTTTCCCTTGAACAGAATAAACTTGAAGGATCTATTCCAAAGCAAATAAGTCAAATTGTTTCTTTGGAATCATTAGATTTATCTCTAAACAAACTCTCTGGTTCAATTCCGGTATCTTTGGAAAGACTTGAATACCTCAAATACTTCAACGTCTCATTCAATGAATTGAGTGGTAAAATTCCATCAGCTGGTTGTTTCAAGAACTTTTCAAGTGCATCATTCATGTTCAACAAGGAGTTATGTGGAAATCCTAGGTTTCACGTACCACCGTGCCATTCTACTCACCATTCGAGGATTAAAATAAGACTTCTTATTGCTCTTGCATCTCTTGGAGCTTCATTGATAATTACTTTTGTAATTATTGCATTTGTCCTTACAAAGCGACAAAGGAAACTTAAAGTCCCAAGTATGACAGATATTGGCTTTCCATGGGACAAATTAAGGATTTCTTATAATGAGCTTTCAAGGGCTACTTGTTCCTTTAGCCAAAACAATCTCGTTGGTTCAGGGAGTTTTGGCTCTGTGTATAAAGGGACTTTGGATGACGGGATGCTTATAGCAGTGAAGGTATTTAATCAATCAGAAGATGCACTTGATAGTTTTAATGTTGAGATTGAAGTGCTAAAGAATTTACGTCATCGAAATCTCACTAAGGTGATTACGGGATGTTTTGCCATTGACTTTAAGGCCTTAGTCCTTGAGTACATGCCAAATGGAAGCCTTGACCAGTGGCTACATTCACAAAGAAACTTCTTGGATATGGTTCAGAGGTTGAATATAATGATTGATGTTGCATGTGCTTTAGACTATCTTCATAATGGTTACACAATACCAGTG TGTGACAAAGTTGTTAACTGA